TGATTACAGTTTCAAAAACGTGGAGTTAAAAGGAAAATTATGAAATTAAAGATTAAAATAGGATTTCAATCCAAGTAAACCGAATTTGACTTGAAGAGTTAAAATATCCATTCAAAATCGTTTCTCGTTTATgtatacaataatataaataacttaaaatatttatttaatattgtataaattgaattcggttttatattcggttttcggttaatcaaattaaatattttcaaaaccgaaaaacaaaccgaaaaccgaattaaaattcggtttcggtttttctcgatccaaaaaccatttttcaaattcggtttggtttttttcgatttggtttcgattcgatattcggtttaaatggtttcaaaccaaatggtgcacacccctagCTCCACCCAGCCATAGGCGGTGCATATTCCTAACCCTGACACCGTCAGAGGTAAATTGTGCACTTTTTGGTAAAAAAGTGGGTTTTTGACTGTGACTGTATTTGACCCCGTCAACCCAAAATGTcaagtttttgtgtcaaatatttggagggtgatgtggtaaaatctgattggaaattggaggggaaaaaataaataaataacaaaaatatttaatattaattgatAATTGGATGGTTAAATATGTAACCTTCCGTCAGTTTTTTTAACTAACGACATAATCCGTCAAAAAGTGACGCTCGGTTAATAGCTGTCACACTTCGTCAAGCTGGCCAAATCATCTGACGCGTATCATTTGACGCTTGGTTATATACGGTCTTAAAGACAAAAGGGATTGTAGCCCCGAATAtttgaatattagtattagtataatattaatattaatattaattaaattaatatttatatttatatttatgatatatgtaaGGGTTAAAAAAAATGTATTCCTTAGTTGCCCCTGCAATTATAATCATATTTCATATTATACTTTTTTTTCCCCAATAACTTTTTGACACAACATTAATTTTATCTCATTATTGAATTAATTTTTATTCATATCATTTGCTACTTCTCACTGCAGAAGGCGGGCCTGAGTATGTTTCATGTACATGATCGTATACCATACAAGGTACGTACAGGTTTTTAAAAGAGCTACAATAACTCAAAGTTTTCATTATAATTATGGGTTACTATCCATTAAACGTGAATAACATTTTAGCCTTTTTATCCCAAAAACTGTTAGATAGGATGTTTGTAAATACTCGTGAAAACAGATTGTACATGGGCTCAAACTTGCAAGAGATCAGATTGAAGATGCTATAGAGATTGTTTGTGAATCACTTAACATAGAACTTGCTCAAGTTTGGATAACGAACCACGAGGATGAGAATCACGTGCCATTTTCATCTTCTTCGCATTACACTCAAAAGAAGCAAACATTAGCTCTCAAATTGACTGGTTATTGTTATGTTACTGATATGGATAATTACAATGAAAATTGTCATCTTAAGGAATATTATCACTTGTGTGATATGGTTCCTTTGAACACGGGGGAGTCACGTATTGAGAAGACACTTGCAGATTTTGAATCACGCTTCTATAAAACATATGATGACCTCAATAAAGTTCAGCTAGAGTCATTAAAACGTTGTGGCACATTTTTTGTCAATGGTATTATAATATGCTTGAAGAATATTGACACTTGTGATTTTTGTTATGCGTTTGAATTCATTTGGCTTAATCATTCAAACTTTATTATCTCGTTGGAGGATCTACTCTTAAAGCTAAAGAAGTGTTTACCAAGATTCAAGTTTGCTTCAGGTGCAGAGCTTGATGAGGAGTCCAATGTTATAGATGTTCATAATTACCAAAGAAGGTTCAAAATTTTTGAAGGAAAACAAGTATCATCTTCAATACAGGGACCAGAAGAACATAAACTAGTAGTTGTGGGAGACACAGCACCTTCAAAGGCAAAAAGCAGGACAACTCCGATCCTTATATCTCGAGAACCCACTGAACTACAATGGGGAAACACCTTGAAAATAGTTGTCAAAAACCTTGATGGTAACAAAAATCCATTTTCTAAATTTTACATTTTCAACGAAACAACAATTCCATTGGGATCCAATTGATCCCTCTGGTAAATGATCTTAACATCATCTGAATAAAAAAAATGTTTGTTTAAATGCACGTACATATATGAAATAATCTGAGAACTGTAATTGTTTTGAAGCATTGGAAGAAGTAAAGGAATCAGTGGTTGCGGATGACATATCACCTTTGAAGGTGAAATACAAGACGGCTCCAAAATATATATCTCgagaaaggattgaaaaacaatttgggCATACTATGAAAGAAGCTGCCCACAGCCTTGATGGTAATGAAAATCTATCACTCCGTATTTAAGATTTTGTTTTTGTGATTTCTCAGATTTCTcgtgtatgaacttgcattataagAGACATTTATCCAAAGGAATCAATTTCATCCCACTGgagtcattaataataatataacaataacaaaaataatattaatgactcCAGTGGGATGGAATTGATTCCTTTGGATAAATGTCTCTTATAAAAGTTCATACACGAGAAATCTGAGAAATACCTTTTCTTGAAATGGTGTTATAGTATCTGTATCCACATTGAAACGCAAGTGCAAAGAACATGGCATCTACGAGTGGCAAGGTCTACCAAAGTCAGGAAAGAGAAAGGTAAATCAGTCTCAAAATCAAAGTGATACTGGGGCAAATCTGGTTCCGTCAGCTTCGGAAAGAAATGATAATAACCTGACAATAAAAGCGGAGTACTCAGATGATATGATCAAATTCAATCTCTTGTTTTTAGACGCCACATTTGTTTTCATTAAGAGCGAAATTGGTAAGCGGTTCAAGTTGACTCCAGGGACTTATAAGCTCAAGTactttgatgaagatggtgattggaTATTATTAGCATCTCAACAAGAGATGATTGATTGCATCAGAAGTTCAAAGCGATTAGACAGAACTGTAGTTCGCCTGCGTGTGCTGCCATCTGCCTAACCAATATATGTTCCTACTGGTTCCTTTTAAATATTTGGTGCTTGACACTTGTGTATGATTATTTTTATTGTCGTATAATTGTTCTTCATCCATAACTTCATAATATTTTCTCTATAGCTATTTTAAAGCCTATCGAAGTTCTTTTGTTATCTGCAAATAGTAGTCTGTTTTTCTTTTTTGTTCTTTCTGACTATTATAAGACTGGGCTTATTGTCCCATCCTTCTCCATATGATAACACATATGGAagatttaaaattgatttgaaacTGATGTTTAAGACGAAAGTCTGTTTGCAAAATTGTGCTATTCCCCATGGTTGTGTGCTAGCTTTTAAGGTTTTTTTTTGCAGTCTGTTCATGTGATTTGGTTAATCAAGGTCGGTAGCTTGTCATTTCAGTGTGGTAATGACAACTTTTTGAAGAGAAAGAGGACGTGTACAAGAGTCAAAGTGACTCAAAGACGATAACAAAGATGGCGTAACCAGCTAGATGATATGTACAAATTCCACTTCCAAAGACAAGTCGATTTAATGCATGTAAATAAGCTTGACTTGTAAACCTCATGACCAAAAGAATGCCATACAATGCATTTCTGTTGTTATTGTTATTCAAAAGTTGTTCATATTGCTATGAGCCCATAAATAAATTTATAGCTTAATCTAACTTAAAAATGCTAACACTAACATTCCAAAACTGCCATATTTTGCTCAAACGCCCTTTGCTATTGTATTTCATTCTCAAAAAACCAACTTATCAAAAGAAAAGGCAAAAAAGAACTTCAAAAAAGAAGTAAAAATACCACTTGGATCTGCAGAATCGAACGTTCTTCTCTGTAATTCCACAAGTTGATCTTCTAAAACAAACTTTTAAAGTTTTAAATGTTGGTTACTTGTTTCCGCAAATGATGGCTGCTGCTACTCATAATTCATCTGAACTCTCACATGAGCTTCCAAGATTAGTTGACAAATCATGAACTAAAAGCCTAATTATGTCATACCCTGATGATATTAACAATTCCACCTTCTTGCAAATCTGCCTCGTTGCAACTTCTTGCAACGTGACTACACCTGAATATGCAGCAACACGAAACCTAATTATGTCTTCTCTGTAACCTGCTTTTATCGTTATTGTTTTCGGATCCGTCCTGGCTGTGAAAGGTTGTACCTTTGGAGTAAGTAGTTGTACTCTGCAACGTCCTGTAATAAAACATCAACCTGTAATTTTAGTAAGCAGACTTCTTTTTCCAAAAGCTTTACTCTTTCAACAACAACATTAAACACACATTTTAAAGCAGATGTATCATCACCAACGAATGCTTGCTCCACATGCAATATTCGACAGTTTTAAGGAATACTTTCAATAAGCGTGCATAGCCATATATCTTAGGAAAGTTGTTTTCCCTGTACCATTTCTGACAACAAAGCCTGTAAGAATGTAGCATGTCATAATGCCATCAACTATACACATATACATAATACATTCACATTAGGCAGACATACAAAAGAAACACTTTAAAGAAGCACGTGATACGATCAAAAAAGAACAGAAAGGATTTAAGTTAGTCTTCATTGAGAACCAAGATGTTTAACTTTGTATGTTATGAACACTTTTAGCCGTAAAATCAACATCAGGATATTCTGACCTTCTGTCAGTATACTTTggtgataaaaagaaaaaaaattactacttttaacattttgtatataaaataatgTCTCTTCACTCTTTTGAATTCATACATAAGCCTTCAGTTTGGTTAACTGTGTGTTTAGAATGGAAACCAAAACCGAAATATATAATGTGGATTACTGTAATATTTGAGAACCAAAAACACAAAGATGTATATTAAACAACCATCCAATGTAAATAGTAAAGAATCATGTCAGAGAACAGAGGTTAGTCTGGACACAGCCACAAGCAAAACTAGCATATGCTGACAGTGTAAATATTTTTCTACATAAATACAGGGTCGGGTAAATTTGCTAGTAAAAACGGTTAAATTCATAACAAAGGTACAAATGACTGGTGCTGATATGTATCACCATGTGCAATGGCGAGTTTACATGGTGTCCGAGGTCACGGGACACCATTAGTTAGAAAATTTTTAGTAGAAAATACTATGTaatttgtataggacaccactaaatttaactggaGGACCTCATATATTTTCCGAATTTATAATTTTTCCTTTAaaatgtataggacaccactata
The window above is part of the Rutidosis leptorrhynchoides isolate AG116_Rl617_1_P2 chromosome 1, CSIRO_AGI_Rlap_v1, whole genome shotgun sequence genome. Proteins encoded here:
- the LOC139862383 gene encoding protein NLP7-like isoform X1, with amino-acid sequence MHRQKLVVVGDTMEEADVSKFLEIFPTYRLHKTPESDGQLWVFEDKSLSADPDTSMICDKIKSVLSTTWGDNELSKLVEFWAPVAIDDRLLLSTSGQPFAVIRPNVNLAVYRIRSEGYKYNKMDLNYANKQIDINEDDVEEEDDLYPMIITAFLGRLTQIVYNSYDPPVDNEEDSNLTFEPDNCVMIPVFCPSQSSSHCIGVFCFYSIRPYYCEDLRMMTIALEKAGLSMFHVHDRIPYKIVHGLKLARDQIEDAIEIVCESLNIELAQVWITNHEDENHVPFSSSSHYTQKKQTLALKLTGYCYVTDMDNYNENCHLKEYYHLCDMVPLNTGESRIEKTLADFESRFYKTYDDLNKVQLESLKRCGTFFVNGIIICLKNIDTCDFCYAFEFIWLNHSNFIISLEDLLLKLKKCLPRFKFASGAELDEESNVIDVHNYQRRFKIFEGKQVSSSIQGPEEHKLVVVGDTAPSKAKSRTTPILISREPTELQWGNTLKIVVKNLDALEEVKESVVADDISPLKVKYKTAPKYISRERIEKQFGHTMKEAAHSLDVSVSTLKRKCKEHGIYEWQGLPKSGKRKVNQSQNQSDTGANLVPSASERNDNNLTIKAEYSDDMIKFNLLFLDATFVFIKSEIGKRFKLTPGTYKLKYFDEDGDWILLASQQEMIDCIRSSKRLDRTVVRLRVLPSA
- the LOC139862383 gene encoding protein NLP5-like isoform X2; amino-acid sequence: MHRQKLVVVGDTMEEADVSKFLEIFPTYRLHKTPESDGQLWVFEDKSLSADPDTSMICDKIKSVLSTTWGDNELSKLVEFWAPVAIDDRLLLSTSGQPFAVIRPNVNLAVYRIRSEGYKYNKMDLNYANKQIDINEDDVEEEDDLYPMIITAFLGRLTQIVYNSYDPPVDNEEDSNLTFEPDNCVMIPVFCPSQSSSHCIGVFCFYSIRPYYCEDLRMMTIALEKAGLSMFHVHDRIPYKIVHGLKLARDQIEDAIEIVCESLNIELAQVWITNHEDENHVPFSSSSHYTQKKQTLALKLTGYCYVTDMDNYNENCHLKEYYHLCDMVPLNTGESRIEKTLADFESRFYKTYDDLNKVQLESLKRCGTFFVNGAELDEESNVIDVHNYQRRFKIFEGKQVSSSIQGPEEHKLVVVGDTAPSKAKSRTTPILISREPTELQWGNTLKIVVKNLDALEEVKESVVADDISPLKVKYKTAPKYISRERIEKQFGHTMKEAAHSLDVSVSTLKRKCKEHGIYEWQGLPKSGKRKVNQSQNQSDTGANLVPSASERNDNNLTIKAEYSDDMIKFNLLFLDATFVFIKSEIGKRFKLTPGTYKLKYFDEDGDWILLASQQEMIDCIRSSKRLDRTVVRLRVLPSA